The following coding sequences lie in one Canis lupus familiaris isolate Mischka breed German Shepherd chromosome 34, alternate assembly UU_Cfam_GSD_1.0, whole genome shotgun sequence genomic window:
- the IRX4 gene encoding iroquois-class homeodomain protein IRX-4 isoform X1, whose amino-acid sequence MSYPQFGYPYSSAPQFLMTTNSLSTCCESGGRTLAESGPAASAQAPVYCPVYESRLLATARHELNSAAALGVYGGPYGGSQGYGNYVTYGSEASAFYSLAPGILQNGFDSKDGPGSAHAGLAPAAAAAYYPYEPALGQYPYDRYGTMDSGTRRKNATRETTSTLKAWLQEHRKNPYPTKGEKIMLAIITKMTLTQVSTWFANARRRLKKENKMTWPPRNKCADEKRPYAEGEEEEGVEEETREEPLKSTKNEESLGKEEKDLELTDLEDFDPLEGEPHECELKPPFQPLEGGLERIPAAPDGPSAPGKEASGTLRMPLAAGGGTALDQDMERARSCLRTTAAGPEQQPGAGGGSQACEAKLGFAQAGAPAGLEAKPRIWSLAHTATAAATALSQTEFPSCMLKRQGAAAPAATSLAPASSSPAAPAPTGALDRHQDSPVTSLRNWVDGVFHDPILRHSTLNQAWATAKGALLDPGPLGRSLGAGANVLTTPLARTFPPAAPHDAPASGAAKELLALPKAGGKPFCA is encoded by the exons ATGTCCTACCCGCAGTTTGGATACCCGTATTCCTCCGCACCCCAG TTCCTGATGACCACCAACTCCCTGAGCACGTGCTGCGAGTCGGGTGGCCGCACGCTGGCCGAGTCGGGGCCCGCCGCGTCGGCCCAGGCGCCCGTCTACTGCCCGGTCTACGAGAGCCGGCTGCTGGCCACCGCGCGCCACGAGCTCAACTCTGCCGCGGCGCTGGGCGTGTATGGGGGCCCCTACGGGGGCTCGCAGGGCTACGGCAACTACGTGACCTACGGCTCCGAGGCGTCCGCCTTCTACTCGCTG gctcctgggatcctACAGAACGGCTTCGACTCCAAGGATGGGCCTGGATCTGCGCATGCGGGCCTGGCGCCTGCCGCGGCCGCTGCCTACTACCCCTACGAGCCGGCGCTGGGCCAGTATCCCTACGACAG GTACGGGACCATGGACAGCGGGACGCGGCGGAAGAATGCCACGCGCGAGACCACCAGCACGCTCAAGGCCTGGTTGCAGGAGCACCGCAAGAACCCCTACCCCACCAAGGGCGAGAAGATCATGCTGGCCATCATCACCAAGATGACCCTCACGCAGGTGTCCACCTGGTTCGCCAACGCGCGCCGGCgcctcaagaaagaaaataagatgacaTGGCCGCCAAGGAACAAATGTGCAGACGAGAAGCGACCCTATGCAGAGGGCgaggaggaagaaggggtggaggaggaaaCCAGGGAGGAGCCCCTCAAGAGCACCAAGAACGAAG AGTCCCTGGGCAAAGAGGAGAAGGATCTAGAGCTCACCGACTTGGAGGACTTCGACCCGCTGGAGGGGGAGCCCCATGAGTGCGAGCTGAAGCCGCCCTTCCAGCCCCTGGAAGGCGGTCTGGAGCGCATCCCTGCGGCGCCCGACGGTCCGAGCGCCCCAGGGAAGGAGGCCTCGGGCACCCTGCGGATGCCCCTGGCCGCCGGTGGCGGGACCGCCCTGGACCAGGACATGGAGAGAGCCAGGAGCTGCCTCCGGACCACAGCGGCTGGGCCAGAGCAGCAGCCCGGTGCAGGGGGCGGCTCACAGGCTTGTGAGGCCAAGCTGGGCTTTGCACAGGCTGGGGCCCCGGCGGGCCTGGAGGCCAAGCCGCGCATCTGGTCCCTGGCACACACTGCTACCGCGGCCGCCACTGCCCTGAGCCAGACTGAGTTTCCATCCTGCATGCTCAAGCGTCAAGGCGCTGCGGCCCCTGCGGCCACTTCCTTGGCTCCTGCTTCATCCTCGCCTGCGGCCCCAGCCCCTACTGGTGCCCTGGACAGGCACCAGGACTCCCCGGTAACCAGTCTCAGAAACTGGGTGGATGGGGTCTTTCACGACCCCATTCTCAGGCACAGCACTTTGAACCAGGCCTGGGCCACCGCCAAGGGCGCCCTCCTGGACCCAGGGCCGCTGGGACGCTCGCTGGGGGCAGGCGCCAACGTGTTGACGACACCCTTGGCGCGCACTTTCCCTCCTGCTGCACCCCATGATGCACCGGCCTCAGGTGCAGCCAAGGAGCTGCTGGCCCTCCCGAAGGCCGGAGGCAAGCCCTTCTGCGCCTAA
- the IRX4 gene encoding iroquois-class homeodomain protein IRX-4 isoform X2, which yields MSYPQFGYPYSSAPQFLMTTNSLSTCCESGGRTLAESGPAASAQAPVYCPVYESRLLATARHELNSAAALGVYGGPYGGSQGYGNYVTYGSEASAFYSLNGFDSKDGPGSAHAGLAPAAAAAYYPYEPALGQYPYDRYGTMDSGTRRKNATRETTSTLKAWLQEHRKNPYPTKGEKIMLAIITKMTLTQVSTWFANARRRLKKENKMTWPPRNKCADEKRPYAEGEEEEGVEEETREEPLKSTKNEESLGKEEKDLELTDLEDFDPLEGEPHECELKPPFQPLEGGLERIPAAPDGPSAPGKEASGTLRMPLAAGGGTALDQDMERARSCLRTTAAGPEQQPGAGGGSQACEAKLGFAQAGAPAGLEAKPRIWSLAHTATAAATALSQTEFPSCMLKRQGAAAPAATSLAPASSSPAAPAPTGALDRHQDSPVTSLRNWVDGVFHDPILRHSTLNQAWATAKGALLDPGPLGRSLGAGANVLTTPLARTFPPAAPHDAPASGAAKELLALPKAGGKPFCA from the exons ATGTCCTACCCGCAGTTTGGATACCCGTATTCCTCCGCACCCCAG TTCCTGATGACCACCAACTCCCTGAGCACGTGCTGCGAGTCGGGTGGCCGCACGCTGGCCGAGTCGGGGCCCGCCGCGTCGGCCCAGGCGCCCGTCTACTGCCCGGTCTACGAGAGCCGGCTGCTGGCCACCGCGCGCCACGAGCTCAACTCTGCCGCGGCGCTGGGCGTGTATGGGGGCCCCTACGGGGGCTCGCAGGGCTACGGCAACTACGTGACCTACGGCTCCGAGGCGTCCGCCTTCTACTCGCTG AACGGCTTCGACTCCAAGGATGGGCCTGGATCTGCGCATGCGGGCCTGGCGCCTGCCGCGGCCGCTGCCTACTACCCCTACGAGCCGGCGCTGGGCCAGTATCCCTACGACAG GTACGGGACCATGGACAGCGGGACGCGGCGGAAGAATGCCACGCGCGAGACCACCAGCACGCTCAAGGCCTGGTTGCAGGAGCACCGCAAGAACCCCTACCCCACCAAGGGCGAGAAGATCATGCTGGCCATCATCACCAAGATGACCCTCACGCAGGTGTCCACCTGGTTCGCCAACGCGCGCCGGCgcctcaagaaagaaaataagatgacaTGGCCGCCAAGGAACAAATGTGCAGACGAGAAGCGACCCTATGCAGAGGGCgaggaggaagaaggggtggaggaggaaaCCAGGGAGGAGCCCCTCAAGAGCACCAAGAACGAAG AGTCCCTGGGCAAAGAGGAGAAGGATCTAGAGCTCACCGACTTGGAGGACTTCGACCCGCTGGAGGGGGAGCCCCATGAGTGCGAGCTGAAGCCGCCCTTCCAGCCCCTGGAAGGCGGTCTGGAGCGCATCCCTGCGGCGCCCGACGGTCCGAGCGCCCCAGGGAAGGAGGCCTCGGGCACCCTGCGGATGCCCCTGGCCGCCGGTGGCGGGACCGCCCTGGACCAGGACATGGAGAGAGCCAGGAGCTGCCTCCGGACCACAGCGGCTGGGCCAGAGCAGCAGCCCGGTGCAGGGGGCGGCTCACAGGCTTGTGAGGCCAAGCTGGGCTTTGCACAGGCTGGGGCCCCGGCGGGCCTGGAGGCCAAGCCGCGCATCTGGTCCCTGGCACACACTGCTACCGCGGCCGCCACTGCCCTGAGCCAGACTGAGTTTCCATCCTGCATGCTCAAGCGTCAAGGCGCTGCGGCCCCTGCGGCCACTTCCTTGGCTCCTGCTTCATCCTCGCCTGCGGCCCCAGCCCCTACTGGTGCCCTGGACAGGCACCAGGACTCCCCGGTAACCAGTCTCAGAAACTGGGTGGATGGGGTCTTTCACGACCCCATTCTCAGGCACAGCACTTTGAACCAGGCCTGGGCCACCGCCAAGGGCGCCCTCCTGGACCCAGGGCCGCTGGGACGCTCGCTGGGGGCAGGCGCCAACGTGTTGACGACACCCTTGGCGCGCACTTTCCCTCCTGCTGCACCCCATGATGCACCGGCCTCAGGTGCAGCCAAGGAGCTGCTGGCCCTCCCGAAGGCCGGAGGCAAGCCCTTCTGCGCCTAA